The genomic interval tactgcaacagttccattgcgccttcgatgggacaacaggacaccccgttgtcagactaggagtatggcctagccatatgacttgacggctgtcagaagatgttcccccttcTTTACTGCTCATAATCCGGGGCGGCCGACCGGCTGGACAGGGAGTCCGTCCTcgcgtccggcctgccgttgacattggtgtgctggggaaatttccagtaggcgctatgtagactgttagcagtgtcattttctcctggttcttccgctcggctcttaactactgtttcgacagagcgtcggaaccccgacccggtcagggcgccttttactaccgaatgtccctTGGTCGGTCGATCGGtcttatccatttcttccaagtccggtcggctcacccttctccggcgggctacttggccatttgacctccatgtggcgttgacccctcgttagggggtcccgggctcttaccacaagatcagttagtataaaaagaaactacctcaaatggtcctgctcaatacactcagagtgtactagtataattttatagtcaagataaactaataccaaattacactacgactattccaatggtttgttcatttccatcttagtcgtgagctactttttataacttataaggaactgataacatgatcttttgtgtgtgacaccacacactatgttatctacaatataaattaattgaacaactacacttagcatataaatgtagacatttgaccaatgtgattctttatttcaaaataaatgtttacaaaaagctaggcttttagtatacactctaacagctcgaACCGCAAGGGTGTTGGCACCCTGCTCCGGGTGAAGCCTCCCCGAATGCTCGGACTTCATTTTCTACCAACTTCTTTTtatacaaaacaaggttagtccaggcaaataatatttaaagaatgaCACATTTTGACAGCGTTCGGACTGTCCGATCCTGATTTTGAGTTTCATTGAaattctaggtcgaaccgacgcctactgttccctcttcgggaaatacatcctcaccactcctctcataagaaattaccttttgctagaccggtcctccagaccaactggacttttgcttattATCCGtgacttcaggacttcatgctgaatgtccgatccacgactcgtccagacttccacctggtgtccgtaaccttaggatttttacctagagttcttgactctaggatttcgcccagagtcctcgacccgccaagactttgctCAGTTCCTTGGACCACGACTTAGTTGCCTAAGCacagctaagactttccacctgTCAAACCGTACTTAGGATTTTCCTACatacttagttcaacttgttagacaacaagataacttaacattgaacccctttgtcattatcaaaacacaggttcgatcgtctggtgctccctgtacCAACAGTCGTGTTCTGTAAATATCACGAATGTGGACTATGGTATTCAATGAAATAAGAGTGGACGAACCCCTTTTTGCAGCAAACCCTTCTTCTCTATCCTTGTAGAGATATTTGGGGGCTCCTAAATGTGATTCTCTGTCCTTGTGGATCGATTTGGGGCTCCAATATGGGTTTTATGAGGCCCCCTCCTTAAGGTCCTTGAAGTTGGTCCAAGTATTAGCTATGGGGAATTCCCGTTAGTCATTCCCAAGTTGGTCCAAGTATTAGCTATAGGAACCCTTCGATCTTTTCCCTAATTGATAAAAGTATCAGCTTTGGAGAATTCCCTTTGGTCATTCTCAAGTTGGTAAAAGGAGTAGTTATGGGGAAATCCTTCAGTCATTTCCTGAGTTGGTCCAAGTATGAGCTACTAAGAAATCTCCCTTCAGTCATTTCCTTGTACATAAAAATTATTCCGAAAAAGATAAATTTGCACGTGTTGTGAAATTTTCTCCAATTTGTTTTTCCTAAGGAGAAAAGAATctaaaaatgaagaaaaataaaaggattgTATTGTAAaaactattttcttaaaaaaaaatccttacagAATTCATATTCACATATAGCTTACTTTCTTTTTGAGATAAATTTGTAAttggacaaaaaaaaaatacaacaacgTCACCTAACGACCTAAGTCTATCAGCTTACTATTCCACAAAGTAGATAAATAGCTGCAGTACTTTATTGACAAGGCATAAGGAGTCTAGATAGGTACCCATTTCGACAAACATCACCTCTATAAGTGAAAGATAGACTTGAGGTCACCACAACTAGCCAAAACCAAGATTAACTAGACATGATCGAGAACGAACTAAACAAAGGCCTTCGCCCACTGTAAATCACTAGACAACTTTTCTCACCCTTCTCAATGATTCTAGTAATCCTCCCATAGAACGAATAGTTTAGGATcccaatggattaagtcacttgGACTCAATCTACCAATGATGTGCTCGTGTCTCACACAACATTGACACCAACACTGAGTTAGGGAGTAGGGACTGACACCTCTGTTGAGCATAGCTAATATTCTCACAAGATATGATGTTAAACACTTAGATCTATATGTTGGATACGAGCACCCATGTCAGAGTAACATAGCAAATTAGCAATGGAGAGACTATCTACAGATAATTTTTCATGTAACTACTCAAAACAAAGTCAAATCTGTCCATCCATGGTGCTTGTAGAGGTCAAGGGGAAACATGTCTGCAACCTAACGCCATAAGATAGAAAAGTAAGACTTACATGATACTTACACGGTAGCTGAACCTATAGAAGAGGTAGCAGCATGGGCCTTTCTCATGAGTACTTGAGGATTATAATTGACCTGTCAAATGGAAGATGATTAGAAACGAGTGCAAGTTCAATCTTAATTATAAGCATATTTCAAAATGGCTTTTTATTTAAGTACAATGAAATAGTTAAAGCCACATGGGCCAAGAAAATATATTCATTTCTTGATTTTCATACTGAGAACATTGAGGCTAAAATATATGTGAGACGGTTAAAAAGCTTAATTGTTTTCCAAAACACTAAAACATAGTCTCTTTTTTTCTGATCCTAGTAGTttgaaaaaatcatgaaattctgcaaacaaaatagaaaaaaaaacgtGAGTAAAATAAAAAACTACATTTATGCAGGCTCAAAATCAATACTGATCCAATGCATGCCAATTTACTCCCGTTTACTCAAAATATACTATCAATTTCACAATATCTGAATCCTCACCTCTTCATCCACTATTAGTTCTGAAACATTTGCCATCAGCTCCCTTGAAAATAGCGCAGGATCCACATTCTGGTCCGCCCAACTATCAATCATCAAAGCCCAACTATCAATCatcaaaaccacgaaaaaatagAATACAAAATTACACTTAAGCACATAAATCTTCATCAAAGCTTTTAAGAACTAAATACAGTACCCCGAAACACCATCGGCAACTGCAAAAACTCCCCCATTGTGGTTGCTCACCAAGAAGGCATCCTCACCGCCCTTATCAACCTTTGAACCAACTCACAAAAGAAGAATCATTTCAAGAAAATACACGAATAAAATGATATCAAATGGAACGAAGGGGGAAAACTCACTTTTGCAGGGTGTGGGATTAGATGACTACCAAATGACAAAGACAACTCCGACCtacaataaataattattttcaggGAAAAAAAAGCTTGACCAGAAGCCCTAAAATTGCAAAAATTAGGAATCGGAACGAGAAGAATACTTGCGCGATTGAGGGAAGGAGCCAATGATGATTACCTAATTTGACGACGAGCGAAAGCAGAGAGGCGCCGTGACTGGCGAATGGAGGAAGGACGAAGAGGGGAAGGTGAAGGGAGGAGGCGGAGGGAGCGGAGGATGGAAAGCCTCCCCATCTGCCTCTTCTTGTTCGAGTGAGAAAACAGCGCCACGTTCGATATAGATTAGCGGAGTCGTGGAGGAGCTGCCACAGCACAGCAGTGAGATTTGATTGGGCCATTAATTTGGGCTCTCATGGGATTGGGCCGAAATTTCCATCGTCGGTTGTTCGTCGGCGTAGAGAGGGATCGGAGATGAGCGGAAGCGCGTTCAATGCCTTCAAGGCGCGGGTGCCAATCGCGTGGAGCCCTCGCCTGTACATAACGTTGGTGCGCAGCCTCCCTGGCACCCGCCGCCTCCACCGCCGCACCCTGGACGCCATGCGCCTCCGCCGCTGCCACCGAATCGTCATCCACCGCACAACCCCATCTCTCCTCGGCATGCTCAACCAGGTTCCatccctttctctcctttttgatCGCCTACTGGATTCTCGACTTTCTTCTCATTTGTATTCATTGCTGAATGGCCAGGTGAAGCGATTGGTCGCCGTGAAGACGGAGGAAATGTACAATGCCAGGAAGCAGCAGAAGGCGGAGCACAGGGCTCTGCGCCCGCCGATCTTCGTCAGTCAACGCTTTTCCTGCGGCTTCCTCTTCTGCGGCCGAGTCAGCTAATTAGCTGATCTTCTCAATGAATCTACTAGGCTAGCAAATTTTCGTTGTTTTCCTCTGCTCTCTCCTCTCCGGTTGGAATTGAATAATTGAGACTCCATGAGTTAAAAACTGTCTTTAACTAAGGTTACGGATACAAAGATTTGTTTATAACTTTAGAACTTCTCTAATAGATACTGATTAAGGATTAAACTGGAGATGCTTTCATATTATCCTCAAAAGTATGGTGTAGGGCTATAATAGCGGAGAAAACTACAGAGGCTAGACTCGATCTCAAGTCAAGCTCGAGCCTAATTtgagaaaataaattaaaaacatgTGCAAGTGAGATTCGAATCTTGGACCTTAAATACATAAATGATATGTTTTAACCACAAACTCTtcctataataattttaattattaaaatattaaattaattatctaGTCCAACGAGCCCTCGGGCCCATGTTAaatgagctcgagctcgactcgaatgTTAAACGAGCCGACTCGAGTTTGACTTGAGCTTAGTCAAATTTAAGCTCGAGTCGAACTTTGACCGAGCTACTCGTAAGCGGTTCATGAGCAACTCAACTCATTTATACCCTTAGTATGATGGTGTTTGGTCCAGTCAGTTCATCTAAAGAAGAATGAACTTGTATCAAGTTTTTGTGGTCTTCATAATTTGTATAAAATTTAAGTGATAGTGCTACTTTGGCACGACCTGTTTGACAATCAAGAGGATTTTCATGAGAGACTTTGTTAGAGATCATTTTGACCCGTCATCAAAGGAGACAAGTTATGTAGTTCGGATTCTCTATCCCAAACATCGCACGTCCCCATGTCTCCTTGTTGATTTGACAGTCGTGACATCCTCGAAATGTGTGATATTCTCATAATATGTATTATATTTTTGAGATATGATCTAATTCATCCAATCAATTAAAGGACACGGGTGTTTGATATAGAGAATCCGAACTCCAAGCTATGACAATGATATTTGGAGTTCACTTGGGAAGTAGGCACCGGTACTTTGTTTtacttttttaaaacttctctcaCAGTGTGGAATTCCATGTGTAACCAGTAATATTATAGTTTAGTCCTCCCTAAAGTTTTAGATTATAACAACATctctatttaaaaataaaacaaaatttaattgTCTCCTCAACTCATCATATACATGTCATATATCcttaaaataattcttttattcttcatttttttaattGAGCCCCTAAATTTAACCTATTGTTAAAgatatcatattttcaaagtatctctaaaatattttaaattttcatatCACCTTAAAATTTTAGTCAAATAACACTTTTTTAACCtttgaagtttttaaaattttatttcactaTCTAAATTTCATTTTAAATCCCACAATTGTAAAAGTTCATCATTTTCCAAACAGTAGGTTAATATTGTAATTTAGTCctctaatttttttatattttcactttcattttaaaattttacaccATTCTTGTAGttatagaatttttaattttcccatatatataattttttgtaTTTCATCCTTATATATTTTCACGTAAAATTAGACTTTGCATCTCATTAATAATTTAGTCATTATgtcaataataaattatttaacaataACATTTACTCACTATGACAATAATAAATGATTTGttaataatctaattaatataattaatttcattaataatctGTTTATCTTTTTAGTATGGTTCTAGTTTGTTATATTTTATAGATATATTTGTATAATAATATAGTTTTTCTATTAATATGATAACTTCtactatgaaaaatattttatatcaatttttttttacttttcgtcaaaaaaaaaaatgagtataCAAACTGtgagtttatttatttttccaaacAAGATTTTATAATTTGCAATCTCTTTTATAacttttttgttgttttttatcaaacaaaatttaattttgattgaaaatttttcttcTCAAAATTTTTAGTTTCATTGAAAGAAATTATAAGAAATTCTGGATTCCTGGGCGAAGTTGTCATTTAGAGATTCAAAGCATTTGTGAGAAAATTTGAGCACTAAAAGCACATCTTCCAACAAGGGAAAATTCATAGGACAAACTCAGTCACTTCCTAGACTCACTACACCATTTAATGGCTGCTCATGTCACTTTCATGATAACAGGCAAAGGCAATCACACATAAGAAGCCTCATCCCACCTTGTAATAAGCATTTCCAATCCTTCTCCTTAGTTGCAAGTGCCTTCCCCTCCCCTTAGaacctctctttctcttcttccttaccTCTTAAAACTTAAAAAACCTTTGCTCTGTCCTATCTCCTCCCATCTTGCTTCAATCTTCATCAATTACCAAAAGAAAATATGTACTACCCCCATTCCTTAACATATCACTCGTCACTATCCCTAGTAGTAGCCACATTTCATAGTTGGACACTTAATCTACTCCCTTCATGCTTATATCAAATACCAGCATTCCTAGTGGATAGTTGATACATCCCTATTGATGATGTGTCAAACCTTTATGAAATAACCTAGTCACTTTTGCCATACGTTGACTAAGAtgtcaaaataataaaatgctgGCTTCATCTTAAGCCAACTGAGTTTTGGTCCTATATTTCCATGGACAAAAAACACACTAATGGATATTGTGTTTTTATGTAATGaagatttatgtttttttttaattttccctTTCCTATTTTCATTTAAGGAACACAGGAAGATAACAAGTGTTTTAAAAGACAAGATGATTATGTTAGTCATTGTGTTTATCTATCTAGGATCTTACGACTTGCACATCTTCTGTGGAACTCTCCCTAAATGCAACATGTGTGCATGAGTCAGTTCATCATTGAAATTGAGTAGTTTATCAAAGTATGGACGTACAACAAAAATGGCTTCCCGTAACAAGCAAATTCATTTTTCGCAGCGCGCATTACACATTGTATAATTAAAAGTTGTTGAAAGTCTTAGATTATTCACAGCATGTGTTACATGTTGTAGATATTATTATCTGCAGCACACTGCAAAAAAATAATATCCGCagcgtgctttgcgcgctgcaGATATTATTGTTGGACAAACAATTTGTAGGAGATTTTGGAATTAgcataatttaaatatattaaattaaattcactTATCTATCAAGATGACCTAAGTAGATAATTTAGGCTGctagcaggggctggtttctacTAATTGCTGAGTGTAGACCGAGTTCCGAGTCCGAGCAGCAAAGTCCGAGCAGACTAAAGGGTCGGCCGAGCAAGCAGTAGATTGGTCGACCGGGCTGATAGGTTGAGCGAGCAGTTAGACCTAGCGGGCAGTTAGCCTTACAGTGGACGGCAGGGTGGCCTAAAGTAGAGAGGCCGAGCGATCCAAGTGAGCGATTGGGCGAGTAGATTGAGCGAGATATGGCTGAATGGGCAAAGCAGCCGAGTAAACAGAAGGTCGAACGGGTCGAGAGAGTGAACGGCCAGACGGGCGTGCAACCTACTGGACGAAAAGGTCGACCGAGTTGGAGGCCGAGCAGTCAAACGACCGAGCGAGTTAGCAGCCCGAGCGGATGAAGTGGCCCACCGGGCGATGCGGCCGAGGGGGAGAAGTGAACGTCTGGGTCGAGCGAGTGAACAAGCGGCTGAGCAAACTGGGCGAGCTAGTAGCCCAAGCGGATGAAGTGGTCGGCCGAGTGATGCGGTCGGGCAGGGCGAAGTGAACGTTCGGGCAAGAGACCTTTCAGGTGAGCGAGTATTCAGCCGAGCAGACAATGAGCAGTCGGGCAAGAGGACTTACAACCGAGCGAACCGAAGTCTACGACGAACGCAGTTTCCTTAAAACATATTCGCTCCACCTCCGACTATTCTTCGAGGTTTCCTTAGGTTGTCTGTTTCCTTTGATACAACGGTTAACCATGATTTCCACAAAACACTGGTGATCACGACGAACTGAATGGTACTCTACTGCTATTACAAGCACTCCGCCGAGCAAAAGTTGCCcgacagaggaggaggggaacgaaggtggagagcttctgcttgtgTGTGTGTTTGTTGCCTGTGACCATAGTCTCCTTATATATGAGTTCTAACCAATGACAATGTTAACGATCGATTAATGATTACACACTTAAATAATCAACAAAAGATATATGTGGCAAacattggttgttccacttggacaaattttatCCTAATCGGTCCCGCCAAGCAAAAGTTGCATGACACAGGAggggggggagagagagagagaacgaAGGTAGAGAGCTTCTGCTTATGTGTGTGTTTGTTGCCTGTGATTGTAGCCTGCTTATATAGGAACTCTAATCAATATCAATGTTAATAATCGATTAATGATTACACACTTAAATAAGCAACAAAAGATAATGATTACACACTTAAATAAGCAACAAAAGAATTAATGATTACACACTTAAATAAGCAACAAAAGATATGTGTGGCAAAacattggttgttccacttgaatAAATTTTGTCTCGACCAGTCTGGTATTCGACGTGCACAAGTCATGCCTGTACACAAGTCAACATGGTTTAGTGCAATATatgccctagatttgcaccctccTTCCCATACATTTATTCACATCATCAATACATGTGTATTAATATAAACCAATCAACATGCTATGAAActcctaatgtgggactaaagtctcatttacAATGAAGCTTCTATCCTCtttcacctcttctccattcacacatatCTAACAATTATTTTCTGCAGCGTGTTATAAAATGTGTTTTCTACCGCATGCAAATGTATACTATTAATATTCTAATCCGCAACGTGAAAGGTGAAAGGTACGCTATTGATGTTcttatctatatttttaaaaaaatcaatttcattgacaaaaataataaatcaaaattttataataagtTAGTGCAAATCTAGCCCacgaaaaattaataaaagttattatttatcaTTATACTAAAACAAggtctgaaaataaaaataacatacgAAATTTCTAGCAAACTAGCTTCCTCTTCTGCGGCAGAGTCAGCTAATTAGCTATTCCTCTCATGGCTTGACAATGGATCTACTAGGTTAGTAAATGTATGATGTTTTCCTCTTCGCTGTCCTCTCCTGTTGGAATTGAATAATTGAGATTCCATTGTTGAACTTATTGTTTGGATGCCAACATTCTGGATGTAGCTATtggttgtgatttttttttttcaattaattcaattaagaaCTTACGGATCAGTGTAAGGTGATCTGGAAATCAAAAAGAACTGGAAAATCTTAAACTAGCGATTGTTCACCAAAACGaataaaaaatttcatttttcaaaatttcaagttAAAAACTATAATTGTCTTTAACTAAGGTTACAGATACAAAGATTTGTTATAACTTTTAGAACTTCTCTGATACTGTTTAAGGATTAAACTGAGATGCTAATGgtttatgatcctgtccgaatgttgAATCAATGGGcgctaggcacgtggcgctctccgggtcgccgatgtagatctccggctagtctcacgaagctccggcgaacctgcacagaagtcgggccgggaaggggttcccggcggcgaccctccgacgctcaagtcaagcaagcagacagtgaaaaaagtggctctaaaggtcttgaacgcgtacctccggcgaagtatgaggctctttatatagagcggtgaaagagctcctgtacgtccaccgaggcgcctacgtgtccgcagcccatacctcggtatgtgtctgtcagaaagcttacctgacgccatactgctacagtccaagcacgtcttcgatgtgACAAGAGAACACTTAACTGTCAGACTAAGAGTATGGCCTAGCCCTGGGACTTGAcagttgtcagaagatgtccttGTCCTTCCCTACCCCACAGGCCGGTACGTCCGTCCGGACGGGGAGTgacgtccggacggccctcattTTATGCGCCAGTCGGACGGAATTCCCCTCTCGCCGGCCTGCCATAtgcatcgatatgctggggatatttCCGGTAGGGTACTATGCAGGGCCTGTTAACAGTATGTTACCTTCTCTTAGGGCTTCCGCTCGGCTCCCTGCTACTGTTCCATTGTGCGTCGGAACTACGACTTCAGTGGGGGCACCTATTGTCCtcggctattcaccggtcggtcTACCGGGGCCGGTCGGGAGGTCGGCCCCTCCCtctccggtcggccacttggccttttgactccagcgCGGCATTGACCCCTccgaatgggggtcccctgttctaaccgccggatcacttgcctccccctcaagtctagtcgaaggaggcgaagtccgactgactggactgccgatctgactgagtaacgaccgCCACAtcagtccgctcggccaggcttaggaatgctcctccgttcggcgatatcttgtccgtgccttgtattctcttggaatccatgctCAATTCTCTCCCCTACTGCCCCTCACGtgtgctgcgcacggtaaggggcgctcattaaatgcaaccagtatcctgctgacacgtggcgatcgtgcgtttgtcagcgtatggcggtggcgtcacttccgatgggacaaccgccgtttgaaatggacagctggatgatggcctcgttttttacgacctggatcggacggtggaggttgctcccaGGCGGCAATATAAAGCCCCCGACTCATTTTCCGCCGCACTGTTGCTTCATCCTCCTTCGTCTTCACGCTTCTCTTTCTGTTCCGGCGATCCTTATTCACCGCCTGTTTGGTGCgctcgccatcttcttcctttcctcgatcTTCCTCGTACCCGTAAGCCTTCTTTTCCAGCTACTCGCCTCCTATATTGCTTCCTTTTGCATTCTATCagcattttcttttagtttttctgtcgATTATCGCTTCTATTTCgaccatggcgagtacttctacgcctaccgtcggcgctcctggtctctggtatacgactatggagagccgattcgatgaagaagacgccTTGCGTCTCATTCGGACGTATGAAATTCCGGCCGACCACGAAATAGTTGTAgccactccttccgatcggcccaatgatccgccgcccggcaccatttgcttcttccgtgatcaatttttggccgggctgcgctttcctccacatccgctcatcatcaaaatatgcaaccactttcgcctcccgctcggccaattagtgccgaactcgattaggttgctgagcggggtgatagtccttttcaagttgaacgatatccccttggacccccaaatcttccactatttcttctacccaaaacaatccgagtggggaaccttcatatttcaatctaggtcgggtttcgtcctatttaccaacatgctgagctccaataaacattggaaggagcatttcttttttatgcatcTCCCCGAGCGGCCGGccttccgaacgaagtggcagacggcggtgccaaatcaaccgggtcttggcaaattcaagagacatccggcgtatcttcatgtggccaaccagctggtcggccaaTGATACGACatcgacaagttgctccttcctggagtaatgtacatatttggcttgtctcccatccaagccgatctgccttgtagcatgagtaagcgattcttatccccctttttcttttgtgctaactgatttattgtttgtttctgcagctgaagttatgtggcgcgctaaggcaaccgaaaagctcaagttgaaagccgccaatattgaggcggtAAAGGACAAAGAGGTAGCCGAACGGGGTTTGGTTCCGACCGGCTCTGCaactgaagggagcgagggaactcaagttgctcccgAGGCATCGGCTGCCCGGACCTTCACTGACGAGG from Zingiber officinale cultivar Zhangliang chromosome 6B, Zo_v1.1, whole genome shotgun sequence carries:
- the LOC121989426 gene encoding 50S ribosomal protein L30-like, which produces MSGSAFNAFKARVPIAWSPRLYITLVRSLPGTRRLHRRTLDAMRLRRCHRIVIHRTTPSLLGMLNQVKRLVAVKTEEMYNARKQQKAEHRALRPPIFVSQRFSCGFLFCGRVS